A section of the Ovis canadensis isolate MfBH-ARS-UI-01 breed Bighorn chromosome 1, ARS-UI_OviCan_v2, whole genome shotgun sequence genome encodes:
- the LOC138428746 gene encoding olfactory receptor 6B2, which yields MRGENVTQVSAFILVGFPTAPWLQYLLFLLFLLTYLFVLVENLAIILTVWGSPSLHRPMYYFLGSMSFLELWYVCDIIPKMLDSFLLQRRRISFVGCMTQLYFFSSLVCTECVLLASMAYDRYVAICHPLRYQAIMTTGLCVQLVAFSFVSGFTISVIKVYFISSATFCGSNVLNHFFCDISPILRLACMDYSTAELVDFILAFLILVLPLVATVLSYGHVTLAVLRIPSATGRWRAFSTCASHLTVVTIFYMALLFMYVRPQAIDSRSSNKLISAVYTVLTPIINPLIYCLRNKEFKGALKMALGFGRASL from the coding sequence ATGAGGGGGGAGAATGTGACGCAGGTCAGCGCCTTCATCCTGGTGGGCTTCCCCACAGCTCCCTGGCTGCAGTAcctgctcttcctcctcttcctgctcaCCTACCTCTTCGTGCTGGTGGAGAACCTGGCCATCATCCTCACCGTCTGGGGCAGCCCCTCCCTCCACAGGCCCATGTACTACTTTCTGGGCTCCATGTCTTTCTTGGAGCTCTGGTACGTTTGTGACATCATCCCCAAGATGCTGGACAGCTTCCTCCTGCAGAGGAGGCGCATCTCCTTCGTGGGCTGCATGACCCAGCTCTACTTCTTCAGCTCCCTGGTGTGCACCGAGTGTGTGCTCCTGGCCTCCATGGCCTACGACCGCTACGTGGCCATCTGCCACCCTCTGCGCTACCAAGCCATCATGACCACGGGGCTGTGTGTCCAGTTGGTGGCCTTCTCCTTCGTGAGTGGCTTCACCATCTCCGTGATCAAGGTCTACTTTATCTCCAGCGCCACGTTCTGTGGTTCCAACGTCCTGAACCACTTCTTCTGTGACATCTCCCCCATCCTCAGACTGGCCTGCATGGACTACTCGACCGCAGAGCTGGTCGACTTCATCCTGGCCTTCCTCATCCTGGTGCTCCCGCTCGTGGCCACTGTGCTGTCCTACGGGCATGTCACCCTGGCCGTGCTGCGCATCCCCTCGGCCACGGGCCGCTGGAGAGCCTTCTCCACCTGCGCGTCTCACCTCACCGTGGTCACCATCTTCTACATGGCCTTGCTTTTCATGTACGTCCGGCCCCAGGCCATTGATTCCCGGAGCTCCAACAAGCTCATCTCTGCTGTTTACACTGTCCTCACCCCAATCATCAACCCCTTGATCTACTGTCTGAGGAACAAAGAGTTCAAGGGCGCCTTGAAAATGGCCCTGGGCTTTGGTCGAGCCTCACTGTAG
- the LOC138428755 gene encoding olfactory receptor 6B2-like, producing the protein MRGENVTQVSAFILVGFPTAPWLQYLLFLLFLLTYLFVLVENLAIILTVWGSPSLHRPMYYFLGSMSFLELWYVCDIIPKMLDGFLLQRRRISFVGCMTQLYFFSSLVCTECVLLASMAYDRYVAICHPLRYQAIMTTGLCVQLVAFSFMSGFTISVIKVYFISSATFCGSNVLNHFFCDISPILRLACMDYSTAELVDFVLAFLILVLPLVATVLSYGHVTLAVLCIPSATGRWRAFSTCASHLTVVTIFYTAMIFMYVRPQAIDSRSSNKLISAVYTVLTPIINPLIYCLRNKEFKGTFKRLWS; encoded by the coding sequence ATGAGGGGGGAGAATGTGACGCAGGTCAGCGCCTTCATCCTGGTGGGCTTCCCCACAGCTCCCTGGCTGCAGTAcctgctcttcctcctcttcctgctcaCCTACCTCTTCGTGCTGGTGGAGAACCTGGCCATCATCCTCACCGTCTGGGGCAGCCCCTCCCTCCACAGGCCCATGTACTACTTTCTGGGCTCCATGTCTTTCTTGGAGCTCTGGTACGTGTGTGACATCATCCCCAAGATGCTGGACGGCTTCCTCCTGCAGAGGAGGCGCATCTCCTTCGTGGGCTGCATGACCCAGCTCTACTTCTTCAGCTCCCTGGTGTGCACCGAGTGTGTGCTCCTGGCCTCCATGGCCTACGACCGCTACGTGGCCATCTGCCACCCTCTGCGCTACCAAGCCATCATGACCACGGGGCTGTGTGTCCAGTTGGTGGCCTTCTCCTTCATGAGTGGCTTCACCATCTCCGTGATCAAGGTCTACTTTATCTCCAGTGCCACGTTCTGTGGTTCCAACGTCCTGAACCACTTCTTCTGTGACATCTCTCCCATCCTCAGACTGGCCTGCATGGACTACTCGACCGCAGAGCTGGTCGACTTCGTCCTGGCCTTCCTCATCCTGGTGCTCCCGCTCGTGGCCACCGTGCTGTCCTACGGGCACGTCACCCTGGCCGTGCTGTGCATCCCCTCGGCCACGGGCCGCTGGAGAGCCTTCTCCACCTGCGCATCTCACCTCACCGTGGTCACCATCTTCTACacggccatgatcttcatgtacGTCCGGCCCCAGGCCATTGATTCCCGGAGCTCCAACAAGCTCATCTCTGCTGTTTACACTGTCCTCACCCCAATCATCAACCCCTTGATCTACTGTCTGAGGAACAAAGAGTTCAAGGGCACCTTTAAAAGACTCTGGTCTTAG